One genomic region from Bacillus aquiflavi encodes:
- the priA gene encoding primosomal protein N', which produces MNGASVIVDVITKQTDKTFDYLIPDKWLNTIQPGMRVIVPFGPRRIQGFVTEVKKHSDIHALKEIIEPMDLVPVLTDELLQLGNWLAENTLCFKISAFQVMLPAAFKAKYGKKIKLLSRENIEILPKEIRLFFEKSETVSWEDIAKNEHITLFQKEAARGTVEVIYEVKERLKKKKVKYISPAHSIEILIEQLKLLQKNALKQKIVLAYFIDHFEPVELQKLLARLDVSQATVKSLIKKGLLTEKYVEVYRDPYKDRTFAKTVPLPLTVEQLNAVKPIHQSIEQEINRVFLLFGVTGSGKTEVYLQSIQKVLAKGKEAIVLVPEISLTPQMVKRFKGRFGDEVAVLHSGLSAGEKYDEWRKIQRGEAKVVVGARSAIFAPFKNIGIIIIDEEHETSYKQEENPRYHARDVAIERAKFHNCPVVLGSATPSLETFARAKKGVYQLLTLAKRMNNQALPAVEIIDMREELRAGNRSMFSRLLFEKLTDRLEKKEQTVLFLNKRGHSSFVICRDCGYVLNCPHCDISLTYHRFNQQMKCHYCGFETSVPTKCPECSSKHIRYFGTGTQKVEEELGKLLPEARVIRMDVDTTSRKGAHERLLDNFQRGKGDILLGTQMIAKGLDFPNITLVGVLSADTMLHLPDFRSSEKTFQLLTQVSGRAGRHKLPGEVIIQTYTPEHYSIKLAGNQDFNRFYEQEMVVRKIHKYPPFYFIVMLTVSHEQLMKVISVTGKIAEFIRARLSNNAIVLGPVASPIQRINNRYRYQCLIKYKQEQNLSQTLKAVLDHYQHDIANGLTISVDMNPYIMM; this is translated from the coding sequence ATGAACGGCGCTAGTGTCATTGTTGACGTAATTACAAAGCAAACAGATAAGACATTCGATTATTTAATACCAGATAAATGGCTTAACACAATTCAACCGGGCATGAGGGTTATAGTCCCATTTGGTCCGCGGAGAATTCAAGGGTTTGTAACCGAAGTAAAAAAACATTCCGACATTCATGCTTTAAAAGAAATCATTGAACCAATGGATTTAGTTCCTGTGTTAACAGATGAGTTGCTACAACTCGGTAATTGGCTGGCAGAAAATACGTTATGCTTTAAAATCTCTGCCTTCCAAGTGATGCTACCTGCCGCATTTAAAGCAAAATATGGAAAAAAGATAAAGCTTTTATCACGAGAAAATATTGAGATCCTTCCAAAGGAAATCCGTCTTTTTTTTGAAAAAAGTGAAACAGTTTCTTGGGAGGACATTGCAAAAAATGAACATATTACTCTATTTCAAAAAGAAGCAGCTAGAGGAACAGTTGAAGTTATTTATGAAGTAAAAGAGCGGCTAAAAAAGAAAAAAGTAAAATATATTTCTCCCGCTCACTCGATTGAAATTTTAATTGAGCAACTAAAATTATTGCAAAAAAACGCATTGAAGCAAAAAATAGTGCTCGCTTATTTCATTGATCATTTTGAGCCGGTAGAATTGCAAAAACTTTTAGCACGGCTAGATGTTTCACAAGCTACGGTAAAAAGTCTCATCAAAAAAGGTCTATTAACTGAAAAATATGTAGAAGTTTATCGAGACCCGTATAAAGATAGAACATTTGCGAAAACAGTTCCTCTTCCTCTTACTGTTGAACAGTTAAACGCAGTAAAACCAATTCATCAGTCAATTGAACAAGAAATTAATCGCGTTTTTTTATTGTTTGGAGTAACAGGAAGTGGCAAGACGGAAGTGTATTTACAATCAATACAAAAAGTGCTTGCTAAAGGAAAAGAAGCAATTGTTCTTGTTCCCGAAATTTCTTTAACACCGCAAATGGTTAAGCGCTTCAAAGGCCGTTTTGGTGACGAAGTAGCTGTTTTACATAGCGGTTTGTCAGCAGGTGAAAAATATGATGAGTGGAGGAAAATTCAGCGCGGTGAAGCAAAAGTTGTTGTTGGTGCTCGTTCAGCCATTTTTGCTCCATTTAAAAATATCGGCATTATTATTATTGATGAGGAACATGAAACGAGTTACAAGCAGGAAGAAAATCCTCGCTATCATGCAAGAGATGTCGCAATAGAGCGGGCGAAATTTCACAATTGTCCTGTCGTTCTTGGAAGTGCAACGCCATCACTTGAAACGTTTGCAAGAGCGAAAAAAGGAGTTTATCAGTTGTTAACGTTAGCAAAACGGATGAATAATCAAGCTTTACCTGCAGTTGAAATTATCGATATGCGCGAAGAGTTAAGAGCAGGTAACCGTTCGATGTTTTCGCGCCTTCTCTTTGAAAAATTAACAGACCGACTAGAGAAAAAAGAACAGACTGTTTTATTTTTAAATAAGCGAGGTCATTCATCTTTTGTTATTTGCCGAGATTGCGGCTACGTTTTAAATTGTCCTCATTGCGATATATCCTTGACTTATCACCGTTTCAATCAGCAAATGAAATGTCATTATTGCGGGTTTGAAACATCCGTGCCAACTAAATGCCCAGAATGTTCAAGTAAACATATTCGTTATTTTGGAACTGGGACGCAAAAGGTAGAGGAAGAATTAGGTAAGTTATTGCCAGAAGCAAGAGTGATTCGGATGGACGTTGATACAACAAGCCGGAAAGGTGCGCATGAGCGATTACTGGATAATTTTCAACGCGGGAAGGGCGACATATTATTAGGGACACAAATGATTGCAAAAGGACTTGATTTTCCTAATATTACCCTTGTCGGTGTTTTATCTGCAGATACGATGCTCCATCTTCCTGATTTTCGTTCATCTGAGAAGACGTTCCAACTGCTGACTCAAGTAAGCGGGCGTGCTGGGCGGCATAAATTGCCCGGGGAAGTCATTATTCAAACCTATACTCCTGAACATTATAGCATTAAGCTTGCAGGTAATCAGGACTTTAATCGCTTCTATGAACAGGAAATGGTTGTTCGTAAAATTCATAAGTATCCGCCGTTTTACTTTATTGTCATGCTAACCGTAAGCCATGAACAATTAATGAAAGTAATCTCAGTAACAGGTAAAATTGCCGAATTTATTCGCGCACGTCTATCAAACAATGCGATTGTCCTTGGGCCAGTAGCATCGCCAATACAAAGGATCAATAATAGATATCGTTACCAATGTTTGATAAAATACAAACAAGAACAAAACCTAAGTCAAACATTAAAAGCAGTGTTAGACCATTATCAGCATGATATAGCAAACGGTTTAACAATATCTGTTGATATGAATCCATATATTATGATGTAA
- the fmt gene encoding methionyl-tRNA formyltransferase, producing the protein MTKIIFMGTPDFAVPVLKRIISDGFDVVGVVTQPDRPVGRKRQLTPPPVKVEAEKHGIRVIQPEKIREQDDINKILQLQPDLIVTAAFGQILPKSLLEAPKYGCINVHASLLPELRGGAPIHYAILQGKGKTGITIMYMAEKLDAGDILTQVEVNISEDDNVGTLHDKLSLAGANLLSETLPKLINGEIKAIQQDDKKATYAPNINREQEKIDWAKSGEEIYNHIRGLNPWPVAYTTIKKNVLKVWCGEKKKVATEDQPGTILSIEKEGLVVATGNKTAINITELQPAKKKRMSTAQFLRGAGAQLTVGTRLGDHDEQKA; encoded by the coding sequence ATGACAAAAATAATATTTATGGGTACTCCTGATTTTGCCGTTCCAGTTTTAAAACGGATCATCTCTGACGGCTTTGATGTAGTAGGGGTTGTCACACAGCCTGATCGACCAGTTGGGAGAAAGAGACAGCTTACACCGCCACCTGTCAAAGTAGAGGCAGAAAAACATGGAATACGAGTAATTCAGCCAGAAAAAATTCGTGAACAGGATGATATTAATAAAATTTTACAGCTACAACCTGATTTAATCGTTACTGCAGCTTTCGGCCAAATATTGCCGAAATCATTATTAGAAGCGCCAAAATACGGCTGTATTAATGTCCATGCATCGCTTTTGCCAGAGTTAAGGGGAGGCGCTCCGATTCATTACGCAATTTTGCAAGGGAAAGGAAAAACAGGAATTACGATTATGTATATGGCGGAAAAACTTGATGCTGGAGATATATTAACACAGGTTGAAGTAAACATTTCTGAAGATGATAATGTAGGAACCTTACATGATAAACTTAGTTTAGCTGGGGCAAATTTATTATCAGAAACGTTGCCTAAACTCATAAATGGGGAAATAAAAGCAATCCAACAAGATGACAAAAAGGCAACATATGCCCCTAATATTAACCGTGAGCAAGAGAAAATCGACTGGGCAAAATCCGGTGAGGAAATTTATAACCATATACGTGGTTTAAATCCTTGGCCCGTTGCTTACACAACAATAAAAAAAAACGTTTTAAAAGTTTGGTGCGGAGAAAAAAAGAAAGTGGCAACAGAAGATCAACCTGGTACGATCCTTTCGATTGAAAAAGAAGGCCTTGTTGTTGCTACTGGAAATAAAACCGCGATTAATATTACCGAGCTCCAACCAGCAAAAAAAAAACGAATGAGTACGGCACAGTTTTTACGAGGAGCTGGTGCGCAATTAACGGTAGGGACAAGACTAGGAGACCACGATGAACAAAAAGCATAA